Proteins encoded together in one bacterium window:
- a CDS encoding endonuclease III, with protein MVKHFGVPERPAKLPNPVDTLIATILSQNTNDRNSYRAYQNLKSRYKSWKEVAEVSRKQIESTIKVAGLGKQKSSAIKKFLSSLKKRNDNFDMRYLQKMQDDEILNELTSINGIGVKTASCVLLFSLDRNVCPVDTHVHRTLNRIGLVDTKTPVKTFELISGKLPKGIAHQFHTNLIKLGRIICKSAKPLCSVCPILKQCKYEHKNIQPVTVRKGNGFLLLDSI; from the coding sequence TTGGTGAAGCATTTCGGCGTTCCTGAGAGACCTGCTAAACTTCCAAATCCAGTCGATACTTTGATAGCCACAATTCTTTCACAAAATACTAATGACAGAAACTCTTATCGGGCATATCAAAATCTAAAATCAAGATACAAATCCTGGAAAGAAGTAGCTGAAGTTTCCAGGAAACAAATTGAATCTACCATAAAAGTTGCAGGATTGGGAAAACAAAAGTCATCCGCAATTAAAAAGTTTCTTTCTTCATTAAAGAAAAGAAATGATAATTTCGATATGAGATATCTCCAGAAAATGCAAGATGATGAAATTCTGAATGAGCTAACCTCGATTAATGGAATTGGAGTGAAGACAGCAAGTTGCGTTCTATTATTTTCTCTGGATAGAAATGTGTGCCCTGTCGATACACATGTTCATAGAACTCTGAATAGAATAGGATTAGTAGATACGAAAACTCCGGTAAAAACTTTTGAACTAATCAGCGGAAAATTACCAAAAGGAATTGCACATCAGTTTCATACTAACTTGATAAAATTGGGAAGAATTATTTGCAAGTCTGCAAAACCGCTGTGTTCTGTTTGTCCGATTCTGAAGCAATGCAAATATGAGCATAAAAATATTCAGCCCGTAACCGTTAGGAAAGGAAATGGATTTCTGCTGCTTGATTCAATTTAA
- the hppD gene encoding 4-hydroxyphenylpyruvate dioxygenase: MAEQLGLLGYDYVEFYVGSAKMWAYWHAKAMGMKIVGYSGPETGVKGKVSYYLEQNNLRIVVTSAINPSQYQIHQFVERHGDGVKRWSLKVKDVKKAFDAALKNGAVPAWEPIKTENENGWVEEAALKLYDDAEIVFVNRDNYKGIFKPGYGKPIQKIEITTEDTGLQAIDHIVGNVRTNEMDLWANYLNKSLNFETFIDFGPGDISTQYSALLSKVVRSTEGPAIKNPINEPYEGLKKSQIEEYIDEYLGSGIQHVAVITNDIIKTIAAMRKNGMEFLSVPDTYYERLKEKGFEVTENIDDLKEHGILCDIEGKGYLLQLFTKPIGDRPTFFYEIIQRRKGAQGFGQGNFQALFESIERDQAQRGSLDKVRK, from the coding sequence ATGGCAGAACAATTAGGATTGCTCGGATACGATTATGTTGAATTTTATGTGGGCTCAGCAAAAATGTGGGCGTACTGGCACGCTAAAGCTATGGGGATGAAGATTGTTGGATATTCAGGACCAGAAACTGGTGTTAAAGGAAAAGTATCTTATTATCTTGAGCAAAATAATCTTAGAATTGTCGTCACTTCTGCAATAAATCCAAGTCAGTATCAAATTCATCAATTTGTTGAAAGACATGGCGATGGCGTTAAAAGATGGTCGCTAAAAGTAAAAGATGTAAAAAAAGCATTTGATGCTGCATTAAAGAATGGTGCTGTTCCTGCCTGGGAACCAATTAAAACTGAAAATGAAAATGGTTGGGTTGAAGAAGCAGCTTTAAAACTGTACGATGATGCAGAGATAGTTTTTGTAAACAGAGATAATTACAAGGGAATATTCAAACCGGGATACGGCAAACCAATTCAGAAAATTGAAATCACTACAGAAGACACCGGACTACAGGCGATTGATCACATCGTTGGGAACGTAAGAACTAACGAGATGGATCTCTGGGCGAATTATTTAAATAAGAGTTTAAACTTTGAAACATTCATTGATTTTGGTCCCGGAGATATATCAACACAGTATTCAGCATTACTTTCAAAAGTTGTTCGATCAACTGAAGGTCCTGCAATAAAAAATCCTATCAACGAACCATACGAAGGATTAAAGAAATCTCAGATTGAAGAATATATAGATGAATATCTTGGCTCTGGAATTCAGCACGTTGCAGTAATTACAAATGATATTATCAAAACTATTGCCGCAATGAGAAAAAACGGGATGGAATTTCTCTCTGTTCCAGATACATATTACGAACGGTTAAAAGAAAAAGGTTTTGAGGTTACTGAGAATATCGATGATTTGAAGGAACATGGAATTCTTTGTGATATTGAAGGAAAAGGTTATTTGCTGCAGTTGTTCACAAAACCGATTGGAGACAGACCAACATTTTTCTATGAGATAATTCAAAGAAGAAAAGGTGCACAGGGATTTGGTCAAGGTAATTTCCAGGCATTGTTTGAATCGATTGAAAGAGATCAGGCACAGCGTGGTAGTCTTGATAAAGTAAGAAAGTAA
- a CDS encoding homogentisate 1,2-dioxygenase: MPFYVKVGKVPPKRHTTFYKEDGKSLYREELFSTKGFSGIYSNKYHLYMPPQVEKIEEIRNRKSAEWPDAPLQYYHFFTDDKKTEGNFITSRNEFLKNDNCTIATANPTQDTDTFFRNSYAHEILFVHQGTGELLSEYGRLLFGEWDYIVIPKGTTYQVKFKNYKKAKLFIVESSTPFDIPKHFRNEYGQLTEDAPYYERDFHVPEFMDPIDLKGKFEIVLKVRNRFFKYQVPHHPFDVVGWDGFLYPYTFNIKEYAPKVGKIHLPPPIHLVFTTEHFVICNFVPRLYDFHPDAIPAPYYHSNVDSDEVLYYVHGNFMSRKGIKKGSITLHPMGIPHGPQPGKTEASIGKKETDEYAIMIDTFQPLQVTRNVKETMAEKYSQSWLEKK; this comes from the coding sequence ATGCCATTTTATGTTAAAGTAGGAAAAGTTCCACCTAAACGTCATACAACTTTTTATAAAGAAGACGGAAAATCACTTTACAGGGAGGAACTCTTCAGCACAAAAGGATTTTCAGGAATCTACTCGAATAAGTATCACCTTTACATGCCTCCGCAAGTTGAGAAAATAGAAGAGATAAGAAACAGAAAATCCGCTGAGTGGCCGGATGCACCTTTACAGTATTATCATTTTTTCACTGATGATAAAAAGACAGAAGGTAATTTTATTACTTCAAGAAATGAATTTTTGAAAAATGATAATTGTACAATTGCAACTGCGAATCCAACTCAGGATACTGATACTTTCTTTAGAAACAGTTATGCACACGAAATACTTTTTGTGCATCAGGGAACTGGTGAGCTACTTTCCGAATATGGTCGGTTACTGTTTGGTGAATGGGATTACATTGTTATTCCGAAAGGGACAACATACCAGGTAAAATTCAAGAATTATAAAAAAGCAAAATTATTTATTGTTGAATCCTCTACACCTTTCGATATTCCAAAGCATTTCAGAAATGAATATGGTCAGCTGACAGAAGATGCCCCCTATTATGAACGTGATTTTCATGTTCCTGAATTTATGGATCCAATCGATCTAAAAGGAAAATTTGAAATAGTTTTAAAGGTAAGAAACAGGTTTTTCAAATACCAGGTTCCTCATCATCCATTCGATGTTGTTGGATGGGATGGCTTTCTCTATCCTTATACTTTTAACATTAAAGAATACGCACCAAAGGTCGGTAAAATTCATTTACCGCCTCCGATACATTTGGTTTTTACAACCGAGCATTTTGTGATCTGTAATTTCGTTCCTCGTTTATATGATTTTCATCCTGATGCAATTCCTGCACCTTACTATCATTCAAATGTAGATAGTGATGAAGTTCTCTATTATGTGCACGGAAATTTCATGTCGAGAAAAGGAATAAAGAAAGGATCAATCACGTTGCATCCAATGGGAATACCTCACGGACCTCAACCTGGCAAAACTGAGGCTTCAATTGGTAAAAAGGAAACCGATGAATATGCAATTATGATTGATACATTTCAGCCATTGCAGGTGACAAGGAATGTGAAAGAAACCATGGCTGAGAAGTACAGTCAATCCTGGCTTGAAAAAAAATAA
- a CDS encoding fumarylacetoacetate hydrolase family protein, with amino-acid sequence MKLVSYTTKKKDRLGIYVDGKIYNLQECAVGLGLELPNRMRRFLRGGEEMMENARKVEAAIKEGKITSFVTDENLKLLAPIPNPPSCRDGYAFRQHVATARRNRGVEMIPEFDQYPVFYFTNHNAIFGEGEIRVEDDHLRQLDFELEAAIVIGKEGRNIEAKEADIYIAGYLIMNDLSARVLQMEEMKLNLGPAKGKDFASSIGPWLVTPDELEPYKISTEFGNKYDLQMTAKHNGKQISDGNMKDMNWTFAEIIERASYGVRLLPGDVIGSGTVGTGCYLELNGTWAIEAKENGKDFDPIWLQDGDEIELEITELGVLKNTIRKAKKSRSILAKKKKTS; translated from the coding sequence ATGAAACTCGTATCATACACAACAAAGAAAAAAGACAGACTTGGAATTTATGTAGATGGAAAAATTTATAATCTTCAGGAATGTGCAGTAGGATTAGGACTTGAATTACCAAATCGGATGAGAAGATTTCTTCGAGGTGGTGAAGAAATGATGGAAAATGCAAGAAAGGTAGAAGCAGCTATAAAGGAAGGGAAGATTACTTCTTTTGTGACAGACGAAAATTTAAAATTATTAGCACCGATTCCAAATCCGCCTTCTTGCAGAGATGGATATGCTTTCAGACAGCACGTGGCAACAGCAAGAAGAAATCGTGGTGTTGAAATGATTCCCGAGTTCGATCAGTATCCCGTTTTCTACTTCACAAACCACAACGCAATTTTTGGAGAAGGTGAGATTCGAGTGGAAGATGATCATCTTCGTCAACTTGATTTTGAACTTGAAGCTGCGATCGTCATTGGTAAAGAAGGACGAAATATAGAAGCTAAAGAAGCTGACATTTATATTGCTGGTTATTTGATAATGAATGATCTTTCTGCACGAGTGCTTCAAATGGAAGAAATGAAATTAAATCTCGGTCCGGCAAAAGGAAAAGATTTTGCTTCAAGCATTGGTCCTTGGCTTGTTACTCCTGATGAACTTGAGCCGTATAAAATATCAACTGAATTTGGAAATAAGTACGATCTGCAGATGACTGCAAAGCATAATGGCAAGCAAATCTCTGATGGGAATATGAAAGATATGAACTGGACTTTTGCCGAGATTATTGAACGGGCATCATATGGAGTCAGATTGTTGCCGGGGGATGTAATTGGTTCAGGAACAGTCGGGACAGGTTGTTATCTTGAGTTAAACGGAACTTGGGCGATAGAAGCTAAAGAAAATGGAAAAGATTTTGACCCAATCTGGCTTCAAGATGGTGATGAAATCGAACTTGAAATCACCGAACTAGGTGTTCTCAAAAACACAATTCGAAAAGCAAAGAAAAGCAGATCGATATTAGCTAAGAAAAAGAAAACTTCTTAA
- a CDS encoding flavin reductase family protein, producing the protein MLHYEPKDLSVPEVHRLLLGGVAPRPIALVSTISTDGINNLSPFSFFNAFGANPPIVAFSPSRRGRDATLKDTYNNLIAIKECVIQSVTHAMVEQVSLASTEYPSEYDEFIKSGLTPIDSDLVKPKRVKESPFQLECKVLEIRSFGKAGASANIAICEVLKFHVAEDLFTNGIIDPIKIDLVARMSGSFYSRAANGIFSLEQPGNKKCIGYDQLPLHIRTSEIYSANDLGKFGHSELIPSLEDVKFYIQKVSDEKIDGFEEGLEAFYRYQRLNDYKKMLKASLMLNENQKIMIELSAKTALANNDIDFAWKAALYAGMIK; encoded by the coding sequence ATGCTTCATTACGAACCGAAAGATTTATCAGTTCCGGAAGTTCACAGATTACTTCTCGGGGGTGTTGCACCAAGACCTATTGCACTTGTCTCAACAATTTCTACTGATGGAATAAATAACTTATCACCATTTTCTTTCTTCAATGCTTTTGGTGCAAATCCACCGATAGTTGCTTTTTCACCTTCAAGAAGAGGAAGAGATGCAACGTTAAAGGATACCTACAACAATTTAATTGCAATAAAAGAATGCGTAATACAGTCCGTAACTCATGCGATGGTTGAGCAGGTGAGTCTTGCATCTACAGAATATCCCTCTGAATATGATGAGTTCATTAAATCTGGATTAACTCCGATTGATTCTGATCTGGTAAAACCAAAAAGAGTTAAAGAGTCACCATTCCAGTTAGAATGTAAAGTGTTAGAGATAAGAAGTTTTGGCAAAGCGGGTGCATCTGCAAATATTGCAATTTGTGAGGTACTGAAGTTTCATGTTGCTGAAGATTTGTTTACTAATGGTATTATTGATCCGATCAAAATAGATTTAGTTGCAAGAATGTCTGGAAGCTTTTATTCCCGTGCTGCGAACGGAATTTTTTCTTTGGAACAACCGGGAAATAAGAAGTGCATCGGTTATGATCAACTGCCATTACATATCAGAACATCCGAAATTTATTCAGCAAATGATTTAGGTAAGTTTGGTCATTCAGAATTAATTCCTTCTTTAGAGGATGTAAAGTTCTATATCCAAAAAGTCTCCGATGAGAAAATCGATGGATTTGAAGAAGGATTGGAAGCCTTCTATAGATATCAGCGATTGAATGATTACAAGAAAATGTTAAAAGCATCATTGATGTTGAATGAGAATCAAAAGATTATGATTGAGTTGTCAGCTAAAACTGCGCTGGCCAATAATGATATTGACTTTGCCTGGAAAGCTGCTTTGTATGCAGGAATGATCAAATAA
- a CDS encoding acetoacetate--CoA ligase → MSNSKPLWIPSGDRIRTSNFSKYYNFLKREYNLSFSDYNQLHTWSVTESEKFWESIWKFSGIIHSNSYEKVLDKRIMPGANWFEGSRLNFAENLLKYNDDHLTIISSREDKPEVSITYAELNKLVTSCSAGLRKLGVKTGDRVAGFVTNISESIIAMLATTSIGAVWTSCSPDFGTQGVLDRFGQVKPKVLFAIEEYQYNGKLIDCKEKVENIVSQIPEIEKIIWIPQYQDLKQPHATNNNQEINSSKFIHFNDLLDNTSKIIGFEQLPFNHPVYIMYSSGTTGLPKCMVHGAGGTLLQHFKEHSLHTDLKREEVITYYTTCGWMMWNWLVSSLQVGATIFLYDGNPVYPDNDVLWMKVEKHKISVFGTSPKYLSIFNKTNFVPKKKYDLSSLRSILSTGSPLPEETFHWVYENVKSDLQLSSISGGTDIISCFMLGNPILPVYAGEIQCKGLGMKVEAFNEKGKSVVGEKGELVCTEPFPSMPVYFWDDENGEKYRKAYFEKYLGIWTHGDYIKITESGGIVVYGRSDATLNPGGVRIGTAEIYRIVEELDGISDSIVVGKKFNGDEKIVLFVVLKQGVKLNKNFKDKIKSELKSRATPRHVPSEIYEVKEVPRTISGKKVEIAVSKILNGEEVENKDALANPDSLNQFYKYSSNQS, encoded by the coding sequence ATGAGCAACTCAAAACCACTTTGGATACCGTCGGGAGATAGAATTCGAACTTCAAACTTCTCGAAGTATTATAATTTTCTTAAGAGAGAATATAATCTTTCATTCAGTGATTATAATCAGCTTCATACCTGGTCCGTTACAGAAAGTGAGAAATTTTGGGAATCTATTTGGAAGTTCAGCGGGATAATTCATTCTAATTCTTATGAAAAAGTACTTGATAAACGAATTATGCCCGGTGCTAATTGGTTCGAAGGTAGCCGACTAAACTTTGCTGAAAATCTATTAAAATACAATGATGATCACCTGACCATCATTAGCAGCAGGGAAGATAAACCAGAAGTATCAATCACATATGCTGAATTAAATAAACTTGTAACATCATGTAGCGCTGGTTTGAGAAAACTTGGTGTTAAAACAGGCGACAGGGTTGCAGGATTTGTAACTAATATTTCTGAATCAATTATTGCAATGCTGGCTACAACAAGCATTGGAGCTGTCTGGACATCATGCTCCCCTGATTTTGGAACACAAGGTGTACTTGACCGTTTTGGTCAAGTTAAACCAAAAGTTTTGTTTGCAATAGAAGAATATCAATACAACGGAAAATTAATTGATTGTAAAGAAAAGGTTGAAAACATAGTCTCGCAAATCCCGGAAATTGAGAAGATAATCTGGATACCACAATACCAGGATTTAAAACAACCACATGCTACCAATAATAATCAGGAGATAAATAGTTCTAAGTTCATACATTTTAATGATTTATTAGATAACACCTCAAAAATAATCGGGTTTGAGCAGTTACCATTTAATCATCCGGTTTATATAATGTATTCTTCCGGAACTACCGGACTTCCAAAGTGCATGGTGCATGGTGCTGGAGGAACTTTACTTCAGCATTTTAAAGAACATAGCCTTCATACGGATTTAAAGAGAGAAGAAGTAATTACCTATTATACAACCTGTGGCTGGATGATGTGGAATTGGTTGGTAAGCTCGCTACAGGTTGGAGCAACCATCTTTCTTTATGATGGAAATCCTGTTTATCCTGACAATGATGTCTTATGGATGAAAGTCGAAAAGCATAAAATTTCCGTATTTGGTACATCTCCAAAATATCTTTCAATATTCAATAAGACTAATTTTGTACCTAAGAAAAAGTATGATCTAAGTTCGTTAAGATCAATTCTTTCAACAGGCTCACCTCTTCCCGAAGAAACATTTCATTGGGTTTATGAAAATGTAAAATCCGACTTGCAGCTTTCATCGATTTCAGGTGGGACAGATATAATTTCCTGCTTTATGCTTGGGAATCCGATTCTTCCTGTTTATGCAGGAGAAATTCAATGCAAAGGATTAGGAATGAAGGTCGAAGCTTTCAATGAAAAAGGCAAATCAGTTGTTGGTGAAAAAGGTGAACTGGTTTGTACCGAACCATTTCCATCTATGCCGGTTTATTTTTGGGATGATGAAAATGGCGAGAAATATCGTAAAGCATATTTTGAAAAGTATTTGGGGATCTGGACTCATGGTGACTATATTAAAATTACGGAGTCAGGCGGAATAGTAGTTTACGGAAGATCAGATGCAACACTTAATCCCGGTGGAGTTCGTATAGGTACTGCAGAAATTTACCGGATAGTTGAAGAACTGGACGGAATTAGTGACAGCATTGTTGTTGGAAAAAAGTTCAATGGTGATGAAAAGATTGTCTTATTTGTTGTGCTTAAACAAGGTGTAAAGTTGAATAAAAATTTTAAAGATAAAATAAAATCAGAACTTAAATCGAGAGCAACACCAAGACATGTTCCGAGTGAAATTTATGAAGTGAAAGAAGTACCAAGAACTATTAGCGGGAAGAAGGTTGAGATTGCAGTAAGTAAAATTTTGAATGGGGAAGAGGTCGAAAATAAGGACGCGCTTGCTAATCCGGATTCGCTTAACCAATTTTACAAATATTCTTCGAATCAATCCTAG
- the trxA gene encoding thioredoxin encodes MSEVKDFQKDVIEKSYNKPVLVDFWAEWCGPCKMIGPVLEKLAEENKEAWELVKIDTDKNQQIAMQYGIRGIPNVKLFKDGKVINEFTGALPEQAIKDWLKKSIPSKFTDQIEHAKIYLKNGDVDIAKAILEDVHKGDINNSEVKVLLAKILLFEDQKEALRLTQNVDGNLNNIELAESINTLAELISRDKNNFPEGEVKAEYLNAIQDIRNQNFDAGLTKMIDIIRTDRNYEDDGARKICIAIFKFLGEESEITLNHRRDFGRALYI; translated from the coding sequence ATGTCAGAAGTAAAAGATTTTCAAAAAGATGTAATTGAAAAAAGCTACAATAAACCTGTATTGGTTGATTTCTGGGCTGAATGGTGCGGTCCATGCAAAATGATTGGACCGGTTCTTGAAAAACTTGCTGAAGAAAACAAAGAAGCCTGGGAACTTGTAAAAATCGACACTGACAAAAACCAACAAATAGCGATGCAGTACGGGATTCGTGGAATTCCGAATGTAAAACTTTTCAAAGATGGAAAAGTCATCAACGAGTTTACAGGTGCTTTACCCGAACAAGCGATAAAGGATTGGCTGAAGAAATCAATTCCGAGCAAGTTTACAGATCAGATTGAACACGCAAAAATATATTTGAAAAACGGAGATGTTGATATTGCAAAAGCAATTCTCGAGGATGTTCACAAAGGAGATATAAACAACAGCGAAGTTAAAGTACTGCTTGCCAAAATTCTGCTATTCGAAGATCAGAAAGAAGCTCTGCGCTTAACACAAAATGTTGATGGAAATCTCAACAATATTGAACTCGCAGAATCAATAAATACCCTTGCAGAATTAATTAGTCGTGACAAGAATAATTTTCCGGAAGGTGAAGTTAAAGCTGAATACCTAAATGCAATACAGGATATAAGAAATCAAAACTTTGACGCAGGTTTGACTAAGATGATCGACATCATCAGAACTGATAGAAACTATGAAGATGATGGTGCAAGGAAAATATGTATAGCAATATTCAAATTTCTTGGCGAGGAGAGTGAAATTACATTAAATCACCGTCGTGATTTTGGAAGAGCTTTATATATCTAG